One window of Arvicola amphibius chromosome 6, mArvAmp1.2, whole genome shotgun sequence genomic DNA carries:
- the Dnali1 gene encoding axonemal dynein light intermediate polypeptide 1 → MIPPADSLLKYDTPVLVSRNTEKRSPKARSLKVSPQQPGPSGPVPQPPKGKLPSTSCVPDPAKQAEEILNAILPPREWVEDTQLWIQQVSSTPSTRMDVVHLQEQLDLKLQQRQARETGICPVRRELYSQCFDELIREVTINCAERGLLLLRVRDEIRMTIAAYQTLYESSVAFGMRKALQAEQGKSDMERKIADLETEKRDLERQVNEQKAKCEATEKRESERRQVEEKKHNEEIQFLKRTNQQLKAQLEGIIAPKK, encoded by the exons ATGATACCCCCCGCGGACTCTCTCCTCAAATATGACACCCCAGTGTTGGTGAGCCGGAACACAGAAAAACGGAGCCCCAAG GCTCGCTCACTGAAAGTCAGCCCCCAGCAGCCTGGGCCCTCGGGTCCAGTCCCACAGCCACCCAAGGGCAAACTACCATCAACTTCCTGTGTCCCTGATCCTGCGAAACAGGCAGAAGAAATCTTGAATGCCATCTTGCCTCCAag GGAGTGGGTGGAAGACACGCAGCTATGGATCCAGCAGGTGTCCAGCACCCCTAGCACCAGGATGGATGTGGTGCATCTACAGGAGCAGCTGGACCTGAAGCTGCAGCAGAGACAGGCCAGGGAGACGGGCATCTGCCCTGTGCGCAGGGAGCTCTACTCGCAGTGTTTCG ATGAGCTGATCCGGGAGGTCACCATCAACTGTGCAGAGagagggctgctgctgctgcgcgTCCGGGATGAGATCCGCATGACCATCGCCGCCTACCAGACTCTGTATGAGAGCAGCGTGGCGTTCGGCATGAGGAAGGCACTGCAGGCCGAACAGGGGAAgtcagacatggagaggaaa ATTGCAGActtggagacagaaaagagagatcTGGAGAGGCAAGTGAATGAACAGAAGGCAAAATGTGAGGCCACTGAGAAGCGGGAGAGTGAGAGGCGACAGGTGGAAGAGAAGAAGCACAATGAGGAGATCCAGTTCTTGAAGAGGACCAACCAGCAGCTGAAG gccCAACTGGAAGGCATTATCGCACCGAAGAAGTGA